In the genome of Hymenobacter cellulosivorans, one region contains:
- a CDS encoding glycoside hydrolase family 2 TIM barrel-domain containing protein has translation MRRLVSTVLLLLPFAAQAQEASVYFFPGVSNPPKIYPTEADGYQVPQITELNRDPARATAYSFATEAAALEGTREKSGRLLSLNGNWDFRFAPKPSDAPQDFYKSRVSGWKPLVVPSNWEMNGYDLPIYKSAKYPFRPVNPPFVPQDYNGVGSYQRTFTVPASWQNQNVTLHFGGVSSAFKVWVNGQFLGYGEDSCLPSEFNVTPYLQAGENTVSVQVMRWSDGSYLEDQDHWRLSGIYREVLLLAEPKMRLADFHWQAKLDKQYHDAVLSIRPRLENLTGDNDLKGYQVKAQLYDQAGKPVLDKPLQRTAESIINEPYPRLDNAKFGLLETKIQNPLKWSDEAPNLYTLVLTLTDKTGAVLEAKSCKVGFRSIEFSKENGKLLLNGKLTYLYGVNRHDHHPTKGMAVSREDIRQDVRTLKQFNFNCIRTSHYPNDPYFYDLCDEYGILVIDEANLETHGLGSKLSNDPAWTAAYQERSMRMALRDKNHPSIIFWSLGNESGRGPNHAAMAAWLHDFDITRPIHYEPAMGDPHVEGYIDPNDPAYPKNHAYRIQTPRDQAYVDMVSRMYPGLFTGELLANQQNGDTRPIFFCEYAHSMGNATGNMKEFWDGWRATKRVIGGCIWEFKDQGLAKRDSTGTAFYAYGGDFQEKYFDDFTIKGIVASDGKPHAAIYECKRVYQPLESTLTDAGKSLVKVENRHASKSAADYAVTLVVREDGRVVSTKLLPRLRLAAGHDTVVSLGPYLPKFKAGAEYLATLNFTLPEAASWAPKGHEVASNQFALSGLAQPQAKAAKHPPVAVRDEAQAYSLSGKDFQVTIDKATGALTSYRHRGTEQVAAPLLPHFTRPLTDNDRRGWKADKKLKEWFTAEPKLQSLTLDHSKPSQPRLTSTYSLIDGKTTVRITYTVHGDGTLKVDYALTPAAGLPNIPRVGMQLGIRRAYDKISFYGRGPLENYLDRRYGFDAAIYSLPLSEFADSYVVPMEYANRTDVRWMHLADEQNAGLLVVADSLLSMSAWPHTEQNIQRARHTNRLQDAGFITLNIDLAQMGVGGNTSWDAQAAPIDKYQLPAKPYRYSFYLLPVAGKQEAIAARARKVRFASQPPVSPGSSSTPGSTGRL, from the coding sequence GTGAGGCGCCTCGTCAGCACAGTTCTGCTCCTGTTACCCTTCGCCGCCCAGGCCCAGGAAGCCAGCGTGTATTTTTTCCCCGGCGTATCGAACCCACCGAAAATCTACCCCACCGAAGCCGACGGCTACCAGGTGCCGCAGATTACCGAGCTAAACCGCGACCCGGCCCGGGCTACGGCTTACTCTTTTGCTACCGAAGCCGCCGCCCTGGAAGGGACCCGGGAAAAGTCTGGCCGCCTGCTGAGCCTCAACGGCAACTGGGACTTTCGCTTTGCCCCCAAACCTAGTGACGCGCCCCAGGATTTCTACAAAAGCCGGGTGAGTGGCTGGAAGCCGTTGGTTGTACCTTCAAACTGGGAAATGAACGGCTATGATTTGCCCATTTATAAAAGCGCCAAGTACCCCTTCCGCCCCGTCAACCCGCCCTTTGTGCCCCAGGACTACAACGGTGTGGGTTCCTACCAACGCACCTTCACAGTGCCCGCCAGCTGGCAAAACCAGAACGTGACCCTGCACTTCGGCGGGGTCAGCTCGGCCTTTAAGGTGTGGGTCAATGGCCAGTTTCTGGGCTACGGCGAGGACAGCTGCCTGCCCTCGGAGTTCAACGTGACGCCCTATCTGCAGGCCGGTGAAAACACGGTTTCGGTGCAGGTCATGCGCTGGTCGGATGGCTCCTACCTCGAAGACCAGGACCACTGGCGCCTCTCGGGCATCTACCGGGAAGTGCTGCTGCTGGCCGAGCCCAAGATGCGCCTGGCCGACTTCCACTGGCAGGCCAAGCTCGATAAGCAGTACCACGACGCCGTGCTCAGCATCCGGCCCCGCCTGGAAAACCTGACTGGTGACAACGACCTGAAGGGCTACCAAGTTAAAGCCCAACTCTACGACCAGGCGGGCAAACCAGTATTGGACAAGCCCCTGCAGCGCACGGCCGAAAGCATCATCAACGAGCCCTACCCCCGCCTCGACAACGCCAAGTTTGGCCTGCTGGAAACCAAGATTCAGAACCCGCTAAAGTGGAGCGACGAGGCGCCCAACCTGTACACCTTAGTGCTGACGCTGACTGACAAAACCGGTGCGGTGCTCGAAGCCAAGAGCTGCAAAGTCGGCTTCCGCAGCATCGAGTTTTCGAAGGAAAACGGCAAGCTGCTCCTCAACGGCAAGCTCACCTACCTCTACGGCGTGAACCGCCACGACCACCATCCCACCAAGGGCATGGCCGTCTCGCGGGAGGATATCCGCCAGGATGTGCGCACGCTCAAGCAGTTCAATTTCAACTGCATCCGAACCTCGCACTACCCCAACGACCCCTACTTCTACGACCTCTGCGACGAGTACGGCATCCTGGTCATCGACGAGGCCAACCTGGAAACCCACGGCCTGGGCTCCAAGCTCAGCAACGACCCGGCCTGGACGGCTGCCTACCAGGAGCGCAGCATGCGCATGGCCCTGCGCGACAAAAACCACCCCAGCATTATCTTCTGGAGCTTGGGCAACGAGTCGGGGCGCGGACCCAACCACGCCGCCATGGCCGCCTGGCTCCACGACTTCGACATCACCCGGCCCATTCACTACGAGCCGGCTATGGGCGACCCGCACGTGGAAGGCTACATCGACCCCAACGACCCCGCTTACCCCAAGAACCACGCCTACCGCATCCAGACGCCCCGCGACCAGGCCTACGTGGACATGGTCAGCCGCATGTACCCGGGCTTGTTTACCGGCGAGCTGCTGGCCAATCAGCAAAACGGAGACACCCGGCCCATCTTCTTCTGCGAGTACGCTCACTCCATGGGCAACGCCACCGGCAACATGAAGGAGTTCTGGGACGGCTGGCGCGCCACCAAGCGCGTCATCGGCGGCTGCATCTGGGAGTTCAAGGACCAGGGCCTGGCAAAGCGCGACTCCACTGGCACGGCCTTCTACGCTTACGGCGGCGACTTCCAGGAAAAGTACTTCGACGACTTTACCATCAAGGGCATTGTGGCCTCCGACGGCAAGCCCCACGCGGCCATCTACGAGTGCAAACGGGTATACCAGCCCCTGGAAAGCACTTTGACCGACGCCGGCAAAAGCCTGGTTAAAGTCGAGAACCGCCACGCCTCGAAATCGGCTGCCGACTACGCCGTGACCTTGGTCGTGCGCGAAGATGGCCGCGTGGTAAGCACCAAACTGCTGCCCCGCCTGCGCCTGGCCGCCGGCCACGACACGGTGGTCAGCCTGGGGCCTTACCTGCCCAAATTCAAAGCTGGCGCGGAATATCTGGCTACCCTCAACTTCACTTTGCCCGAAGCCGCTAGCTGGGCCCCGAAAGGCCACGAAGTAGCCAGTAACCAGTTTGCCCTGAGTGGCCTGGCCCAGCCCCAGGCCAAAGCTGCCAAGCACCCACCAGTAGCCGTGCGCGACGAGGCCCAGGCCTACTCGCTCAGCGGCAAGGACTTCCAGGTAACCATCGACAAAGCTACCGGCGCTTTGACTTCCTACCGCCACCGTGGCACCGAGCAGGTGGCCGCGCCCCTGCTGCCCCACTTCACCCGCCCCCTCACCGACAACGACCGGCGCGGCTGGAAAGCGGACAAGAAGCTCAAGGAGTGGTTTACGGCCGAGCCCAAGCTCCAAAGCCTGACGCTCGACCATTCGAAACCCAGTCAGCCCCGCCTTACCAGTACCTACTCGCTTATCGACGGCAAAACCACCGTGCGCATAACCTATACCGTGCACGGCGACGGTACGCTGAAAGTAGACTACGCCCTCACGCCCGCCGCCGGTTTGCCCAACATTCCCAGAGTGGGCATGCAGCTCGGCATCCGCCGCGCCTACGACAAGATCAGCTTTTATGGCCGCGGGCCGCTGGAAAACTACCTCGACCGGCGCTACGGCTTCGATGCAGCTATCTACAGCCTTCCCCTAAGCGAGTTTGCTGATTCCTACGTGGTGCCCATGGAGTATGCCAACCGCACCGACGTGCGCTGGATGCACCTGGCCGACGAGCAAAACGCCGGCCTGCTGGTAGTAGCTGACAGCTTGCTGAGCATGAGTGCCTGGCCCCACACCGAGCAGAACATTCAACGGGCCCGGCACACCAACCGCCTTCAGGACGCGGGCTTTATCACCCTCAACATTGATCTGGCCCAGATGGGCGTAGGCGGCAATACCAGCTGGGACGCTCAGGCCGCGCCCATCGACAAGTACCAATTGCCCGCCAAGCCCTACCGCTACAGCTTCTACTTATTGCCCGTTGCGGGCAAACAGGAGGCTATTGCCGCGCGGGCCCGCAAGGTGCGGTTTGCAAGTCAGCCGCCGGTTTCCCCCGGCTCATCATCTACCCCGGGTAGCACCGGCAGGTTGTAA
- the galB gene encoding beta-galactosidase GalB: protein MRYFLSFLLLLLLSAARVAEAAQPSVRGVESFNKGWKFYLGDNAQAKEAAFDDASWRPLTLPHDWSIEGKFDEKNPAKPEGGGLPTGIGWYRKTFTLPAAADKRIYIEFDGVYQHSEVWLNGYSLGQRPNGYISFRYELTRHLRPAGQANVLAVRVDNSAQPNSRWYSGSGIYRNVRLVTTNAVAVDHWGTFVTTPKVGAEAATVRVQTTIRNAGSKEAKPLQVETLVLDAQGKTVAKQTADNVKLTDSTTVLTQTISLAKPQLWSVRRPYLYRVQTRLRRGKTAVDEYSTPLGIRYFEFNAQTGFSLNGQKLRILGVNQHHDLGALGAAFNVRAARRQLEILQKMGCNAIRMAHNPPAPELLDLCDQMGFLVMDEAFDQWQKKKNGQDYHKDFKAWHRRDLQDMVRRDRNHPSVVIWSIGNEIREQFDSTGVRLTKELTATVKRLDPTRPVTSALTEQEPGKNFISQAGVLDVLSFNYKHEGYPLLPKSFPGKPFLATETAAAFETRGHYDLPSDSIRVWPLDGKTKLTTGNPDFTASSYDNARPYWGATHESSWRAVKQNPHITGLFVWSGFDYLGEPLPYPWPARSSYFGLIDLAGFPKDAYYLYQSEWTTQPVLHLLPHWNWRPGQTVDVWAYFSQADEVELLLNGKSLGVKRKQPHDLHVQWQVPYAPGTLQAVSRRGGKPVLTRTIHTAGPAATIELSADRSRLTADGLDLSFVTVRVLDAQGNLVPDAANQVKFSLSGPATLAGVDNGYQASLEPFKADSRKAYNGMCLAILQTTEQAGTITLQAMAEGLQPVSITLKSGAASSTSTKKPAATVATGN from the coding sequence TGCCAGCTGGCGGCCACTGACCCTGCCCCACGACTGGAGCATCGAGGGTAAATTTGACGAGAAAAACCCGGCCAAGCCCGAAGGCGGCGGCCTGCCCACCGGCATCGGCTGGTACCGCAAAACCTTCACGCTGCCCGCTGCGGCCGACAAGCGCATCTACATCGAGTTTGACGGGGTATACCAGCACTCGGAAGTCTGGCTGAACGGCTATTCCCTGGGCCAGCGACCCAACGGCTACATCTCCTTCCGCTACGAGCTGACCCGGCACCTGCGCCCCGCTGGGCAAGCCAACGTGCTGGCCGTGCGCGTCGACAACTCGGCCCAGCCCAACTCGCGCTGGTACTCGGGCTCGGGCATCTACCGCAACGTGCGCCTGGTCACGACCAATGCCGTAGCCGTCGACCATTGGGGCACCTTTGTGACTACGCCCAAAGTCGGCGCTGAGGCCGCTACGGTGCGCGTGCAAACCACCATTCGCAACGCGGGCAGCAAGGAAGCCAAGCCGTTGCAGGTAGAAACGCTGGTGCTTGATGCCCAAGGTAAAACGGTGGCGAAACAGACCGCCGACAACGTGAAACTGACGGACTCGACCACCGTGCTGACCCAAACCATCAGCCTAGCCAAGCCGCAGCTCTGGTCGGTGCGGCGGCCCTACCTGTACCGGGTGCAGACGCGCCTGCGGCGGGGCAAAACGGCCGTGGACGAGTACAGCACGCCGCTGGGCATCCGCTATTTCGAGTTCAACGCCCAAACCGGCTTCTCGCTGAATGGGCAGAAGCTGCGGATTCTGGGCGTAAACCAGCACCACGACCTGGGCGCGCTGGGCGCCGCCTTCAACGTGCGGGCCGCCAGGCGGCAACTGGAAATTCTGCAAAAAATGGGGTGCAACGCTATCCGGATGGCGCACAACCCGCCCGCGCCCGAACTACTGGACCTCTGCGACCAGATGGGCTTTCTGGTCATGGATGAGGCCTTCGACCAGTGGCAGAAAAAAAAGAACGGGCAGGATTATCACAAAGACTTTAAAGCCTGGCACCGCCGCGATTTGCAGGACATGGTGCGCCGCGACCGAAACCACCCGTCAGTGGTTATCTGGAGCATCGGCAACGAAATCCGGGAGCAATTCGACTCCACCGGCGTGCGCCTGACCAAGGAGCTGACCGCCACCGTGAAGCGCCTGGACCCAACCCGCCCCGTTACTTCGGCCCTGACCGAGCAGGAGCCCGGCAAAAACTTCATCAGCCAGGCCGGGGTGCTGGATGTACTGAGCTTCAACTACAAACACGAAGGCTACCCCCTGCTGCCTAAAAGCTTTCCGGGCAAACCCTTTCTGGCCACCGAAACCGCAGCGGCCTTCGAAACCCGGGGCCACTACGATCTGCCCTCGGACAGCATCCGCGTCTGGCCCCTGGATGGCAAAACCAAGCTCACCACCGGCAACCCCGACTTCACGGCCTCCAGCTACGACAACGCCCGGCCCTACTGGGGCGCCACCCACGAAAGCTCCTGGCGGGCCGTCAAGCAGAACCCGCACATCACCGGCTTGTTCGTGTGGTCGGGCTTCGATTACCTGGGCGAGCCCCTGCCCTACCCCTGGCCCGCCCGCAGTTCCTACTTTGGCCTCATCGACCTGGCCGGCTTTCCCAAGGATGCCTACTACCTCTACCAAAGCGAGTGGACCACCCAGCCCGTGCTGCACCTGCTGCCGCACTGGAACTGGCGCCCGGGCCAGACCGTGGACGTGTGGGCCTACTTCAGCCAGGCCGACGAAGTAGAGCTGCTGCTCAATGGCAAATCCCTGGGCGTAAAGCGCAAGCAGCCCCACGACCTGCACGTGCAGTGGCAGGTACCCTACGCGCCCGGCACCCTGCAGGCCGTGTCGCGCCGAGGCGGCAAACCGGTATTAACGCGCACTATACACACGGCCGGCCCGGCGGCGACAATCGAGCTAAGCGCCGACCGTAGCCGCCTCACGGCCGACGGCCTGGACCTCTCCTTTGTGACTGTGCGCGTGCTTGATGCCCAGGGCAACCTGGTACCCGACGCGGCCAACCAAGTGAAATTCAGTCTCAGCGGCCCCGCCACCCTAGCTGGCGTCGACAACGGCTACCAGGCCAGCCTGGAGCCCTTCAAGGCCGATTCGCGCAAGGCTTACAACGGCATGTGCCTGGCCATCCTCCAAACCACCGAGCAAGCCGGCACCATCACCCTGCAAGCTATGGCCGAAGGCTTGCAACCGGTCAGCATCACCCTCAAAAGCGGCGCGGCCAGCTCCACTTCCACCAAAAAACCGGCTGCTACGGTAGCCACGGGTAATTAA